GCAAAAATGTAATAACTTTTTTACATTTAGCAGCTTGAAAGAATGGATATTTTGACAATGGttatttctttttatatgtTGAACACTGACTAAGTCAGATTGGAATACTGATGAAGAATTTGCAAGAGAGATCATTGCTGGTGTAAATCCTGGTTTAGATCACATCCTTCAAGTAAGCTCAACATTTCATTCTATACTACATTAGTTTCAATTTGGTATCAGCAACATTGATCCACTTAATGTCCTAATGGTGAACAATTGGTTAaattcctcataattttttaaaattaattccaGGAGTTTCCTCCAAAAAGTAAGCTAGACAGTGAAGTCTATGGGGATCGTACAAGAACAATAACCAAAGAACAAATAGAGCTTAACTTAGATGGGCTCACTGCAGATCAGGTAAAGATAAATTTTTGTTTCCCATGATAAAAAATTACGTTTTTTATGGTAAActatgttattgttttgttgccATAGTCGCTCAAGTAATGTCGATATTATTCTAACCAAGTTAAATTTTGTTGGACAGACTATCCAGAACAAGAAATTGTTCCTGCTAGATCACCATTTCAGCTGTTCGGAAGATAGGACCTTTACTAAAGGTGAGGTGGTTCTGCTGCTTCATTTGTTCTAGGATGTTTTTCATGTGACTGGTTTCACTTTAAATCAAAGAAAGGAAATACATTTGAAGTGAATTTTTCCCCTGCAAAATGCTCATTCTCCCCCTCCCCCGCAAAATGCTTATTCTTTTCATGACACAAACCAAGAAAGCTGCTAATTCATTCCTTTTTGTctcttttatattattattgttttgtgTTTGGATTGAACTTTGGACCATAGAATAGTCCTTTGGCTTTTGTGTGATAGATATTAGTGCTCTATATACGATATATGCagaaatatacatttttttatcaCTTATGCTTGGGACGGAACCCACATTTATATAGTGAAATTATGGTACTTTGATCGGGTAATGATGATCCACTTTGTATGTGAGATATTTTAAAGCAATATatgaaaacattttttgttgGTTAGCATGTTCAATTGAGTTTTTTCACAGTTTGGTTTAGCTACCATAGTGAGATGAATGTAGGTTTGGAGTTAAGAATGACAAGTGCAGTACTtgctacaaaattaaaaaaaaaaaaaaagtgagaatGTGGGCAAAGCTGCACATATTTGCCTTTGTGCACATTTACCTCAATACAAGTTAGTCTTTTATCTTTACTTTGCTTTACTGCAGGTCCTCTCTTAGAATCTTGAACCTTTGTATTGAGTCAGTCTTGAAGAACTATAGAAGTAGCTTATAAAGTGGTGGTTCTCTCCTAAAGTTGGTTTGCTATGGACTTTGGAACCTTTCTATTGAAGTGAGTCTTGAAGATCTATTGATCCAGCTAACATATTGGTGTATTCATTCATTCTTTAACTATTTAGTCATTTCCTAATTGCTAAATTTCATGTTTAACATATTGTGGTACagttttaaaatgaaatataaggCGATTTTTGATTGCTTTACTGTGTCTCCTGAAGTTGATTGCTTTAGTAATCCACTTTGCTTATTTTATAAGTATTCAGGCGCAAGTACTTTTAAAGTTGGTCTCTTTATTCTCAAGAACTATTGATAATACAATTTGGTTTTAGAGTAGTGTAATCTAATTTATTTGTCATCTGCTACCTTGTGttcatttaaatttttaccATGTGGTGTTCATTTGGTTATTCCATTCACTTAAATGGTTTACACACGTTTCAGTCCGTATTGTTAGTGTTGTATTAGTTTTGGCAGGATATTGGAAACAGTTGGTCTGATTATTGAGCTGTGGGTTTGCTTAATATACCAAATtgtgttttggttttttctaGCTGGATAATCAATTTAATTTCTAATTGTGTATTGAAAATGTGTTAttaaaatcaaacattttaCCTTAACtgtatttttttcataatcccataaaaaagtataaaaaatggtaAATGTATTtgcaatagaaaagaaaaatgttttttttttatttaagctataatatatttatagttCTTTCAAATGCATctgcaaaataatttttttatctgtttattttattagagctaaagatgagaaaatatgttatataagAGATATTTCTGTACATGTTGAGAGAGGTTGATTGTCAacactatatatataaataaatatatatatatataatattttagaaaaataataagAGATATTCCTATTTGTTTAGTGAATTTAGAAAAATCTCAAATACGTGGATAATAAATTGTTCCCTAAATTTATGGTTCAAAATTGTGAACAAGTTCCTTGAAGACAAAGACCATGTGGCCAAACTGCGAAGCGTTGGTTAATCAATTtgtgtaaaaatattttcttttagtttcaaaTATCTCTCACAGTCTAATATGTTATTACATTTCAGCCAACTTTTCATCTTTTACAATAAAGATTGTGCCAAAGTGCAAGTCGACAGGGGTCAAATACAATTAACATTCGAAACTCAtctaatttatatatataagaaagataaaacatactgttcaaaaaaaaaaaagataataacaACTTATAAGTGATTAACAGTGGAATTCTAATTCAAATACTCAATAATTGTGACTAACAGTGGAGTTCATAAAAAattatccgtgcatcgcacggacaaaCGGGGATAATACTAGTGGATGGAGATGCGTGTATCCGAAAACAAGGAAACTTTGAATCAGTTATCACCCGACAACTGTCTACACTAAACCAATCGCCTTGTGTTGTGTTGCTTTCTTCCACTACACCACGAATGTCCTACAATTTGCTGACACCACACCAATCGCAATGCAAAAGTTAGAACCTTATTCTCCACGTATGCTACATCGTCCTATACCACCAAAGACACTCTCTATTGGACCGAAGATTTGTGGTTTCAACAAGTGAGGTTCATTGTTTCTATTTTTTAGTTCTCAGAGTCCTCTCCTCAGCCATTGTCTGTTTTGAATAACCCTCTTTATGTCTAACATCTCAAAGCAGAGTCCTAGAGATTCTCCTCGGTTCTAAGTTCTATTCTATGCTCCCCCAAACTATTTATGTATGAACCTTGAATCAGATATTGTCATTGCCTGGTGAATTGATTAGTTTTTGTTACTCTTACAATTCCATATCATAggtaaatttttaaataaattgcaAGCTTTTCTGTTTCGCATTTGTTTAAGTCCTAATGGGTATAGTTTTGAAGTATGCAAACTGTTAACATGGTAATGATATCCTTgtaggcttaatagcacttttggttcCCCACGTTTAAAAAATGTGTAAAAAGAGTCCCCcacgtttaaaaatagcataataGTACCTCAACGTTTATCTCCGTTAgcagttttggtcccccacctcaTTTCCGTTAAAAACTTAACGTTTTTGTGTGACATGGCTTTTTTTTCCTGATGTGGCACTCAGACTAGGAGAGAGAACCGGTTTTTTAAGGAGCTCATATGCCCTCACGTGACCCTAACCTCtttacatcttcatcttcatcattcatcTTTACATCTTCATACATTTCtagtaaaaaataaaaccaacccagatttcttcatctaaccccaaatttcttcatcttcatcttcactagAATCCCAAAATAAACCCAGATAAAAAATCCAGATCTTTCAACATTTCACAAATTATACAGACTAGCACTCAATAAAGAATCAAGGGAAGGAAAGCACCACAGATACAGATATTCAAAAGCAGCAGAACAACAGGAAAGAGGAAcgggggaaggaaaccaggcaGTGACAAAAGGACAGAAGAACCCAAAATCTTAATTGCTTTCATTCCTTATCTTTTCTCTCAACCAACCAACCCAAACTGCCATTGTAATCGCGCCACTtgcaa
This portion of the Lotus japonicus ecotype B-129 chromosome 3, LjGifu_v1.2 genome encodes:
- the LOC130742529 gene encoding seed linoleate 9S-lipoxygenase-3-like encodes the protein MYDLYEGGIKLPTYILNKINPLPVLKEVFRTDGEQFLKFPPAKVIQDWNTDEEFAREIIAGVNPGLDHILQEFPPKSKLDSEVYGDRTRTITKEQIELNLDGLTADQTIQNKKLFLLDHHFSCSEDRTFTKGPLLES